The stretch of DNA TCGTCCCCCTCGATCAGCGCGGCATGGCGGAACAGCAGGATGCCGCTCGTCGACCACAGCTCGAAATGCCCGAGCCACAGCTGTTCATTGACCAGCCCGATCGCCTCATAGATCGCCGCGCGCTTGTCTTCGGTGACCTTGATGTCGGGCAGGGCCAGAAACTGCAGCACCTGATCCTCGTCGCGCCAGACGCCGCGCAGCTCATATTCGGTCCAGCTGCCCTTCACATGGGCGACGATCTCGTCATCGCCCGACCGGTCATGCGACCAGCCATGGGCGGCGAAATAGCTTTCCAGCATGTCGATCGGGGCGGCCGGATCCGTTTCCGGGCCTTCAAAATCTTCAAGCGTCATCATCTGCGCGTCCCGGCCATGCGTCTCCGCGCGGTGATCGCAAGCCCGTGCCGGGCGAACAAGCAAGCATCGGCCAAAAAGGCGACAAAGCTGTGGATAAGCGCCGGGCGGCCATCGCCCGGCACCCTGCCCGTTCGCCTGCGCCGTCGGTCGTCGGCAATCCTCAGCTGCTGCCCAGCCGCGCCTCGAGCGCGTCGAGCCGCGCCTTCAGCGCATCGGCCTCGTCGCGCGCGGCGGCGGCCATCGCCTTCACCGCTTCGAACTCCTCGCGGCTGACGAAATCCATGCCGGCAATCCATTCGCGGGCACGCTCGCGCATCGCGGCCTCGGCCTCGCGGCCCACGCCTGCCATCGTCCCGGCCAGGCCGTTCAGCATCTTGGACATATCGTCGAAAAACCGGTTCTCGCTCTGCATCGCCTGCTCCTTCAGCCTGCAATCTGGGTGGTGACGGCGCCCGGCACAAGCCGTTCGGCATCGGGATTGAGCATCCGATAGTCGTTGTTGAGCGCGGCGGCAAAGCAAAGCCAGGCGAGATAGGGCACCATCAGCCAGGCCGCGACCGGGCGCACCGCGCCAAAGGCGAACACCGTCGCCAGCGCCGCCAGGATCATCACCAGGATCAGGTAAAAGGCGGCGGTCACCTGATGAAAGGCGAAGAACAGCGGCGACCAGGCAAGGTTGAGCGCCAGCTGAACGGCGAACAGCACCACCGCCATTTCCCGCGACCGGTGGCCGCGCGCGTTGAGCACGACGGCCAGCGCGAGGCCGAGCATCACGTAAAGCGTGCCCCAGACCAGCCCGAATGCCCAGCTGGGCGGCATGGATGCGGGGCGGACAAGGCTGGCGAACCACAGATTGTCATAGCCGGAGTTGGCAAGCCGGCCGGCGGCGCTGCCGAGCAGAACGATAAGCGGCACGGTGACCACGGCCTTGCGGAAAAAGGCCATGTTGAGCTGCGACCGCGATGCAAGCTGACCCACCCCTTATTCTCCCCTTGCTTATTCGGCCGGCGCCGGCCTCTCCCCGCCTGCGCCGCGGCCCTGATCCGCGTGACTGTCCGTTCCCTCACCCGTCGCCGGCGCATCCAGCGCCTGATCAAGCGCGCGGCCGACCGCCTCGGGCGAGCCGGTGTAACGCGCCAGCCGCGCATAAAGGATCGGGATCAGGAACAGGGTGATGGCGGTCGCGATCGTCACGCCGAACACGATCACCACGCCGATCGCGCCGCGCGCGGCCGAACCGGGACCGGACGAGATGGCAAGCGGCACCGCCCCCATCACCGTTGCGATCGACGTCATCATGATCGGCCGCAGCCGCCGCGTCGCCGCCCGCTCGACCGCCGCGACGACGCCCAGCCCCTCGTCGCGCAGCTGGTTGGCGAACTCGACAATCAGGATGCCGTTCTTGGCCGCAAGCCCGACCAGCATGACGATGCCGATCTGGCTGTAGAGATTGAGCGTGCCGCCGACCGCCGCCAGCCCGACCAGCCCGCCGGCGACCGCCAGCGGCACGGTGGTGATGATGACGGCGGGGTGGACGAAGCTTTCGAACTGGGCCGCCAGCAGCAGATAGATGACGAGCACGGTCATCGCGAACACGAAGACGATGGAGTCGCCGGTTTCCCTGAAGCTCTGGCTTTCGCCGCGATAGCCGATGGCGGTGATTTCGGGCGCGCGGTTCGCCTCCGCTTCCAGGAAGGCAAGCGCCTCGCCAAGCGTGTAGCCGGGGGCGATGCCCGCCGACAAAGTGATCGCGCGCAGCTTGTTGAACCGCCCCAGATCGCGCGGGCCGGCGGTATCCGACAGCGTGACGAGATTGGCGAGCGACACCAGCTCGCCCGACCGGCTGCGAACATAGATGCGCGCCAGATCGGCCTGAGCCGCGCGCCCGGCGCGTTCGGCCTGGACGATGA from Sphingomonas changnyeongensis encodes:
- a CDS encoding YbjN domain-containing protein; protein product: MMTLEDFEGPETDPAAPIDMLESYFAAHGWSHDRSGDDEIVAHVKGSWTEYELRGVWRDEDQVLQFLALPDIKVTEDKRAAIYEAIGLVNEQLWLGHFELWSTSGILLFRHAALIEGDEPTMSLAQTETLIESAIDECERYYPVFQFVLWGGKTPREAIAAALIETQGEA
- a CDS encoding accessory factor UbiK family protein, with translation MQSENRFFDDMSKMLNGLAGTMAGVGREAEAAMRERAREWIAGMDFVSREEFEAVKAMAAAARDEADALKARLDALEARLGSS
- a CDS encoding TspO/MBR family protein; this encodes MGQLASRSQLNMAFFRKAVVTVPLIVLLGSAAGRLANSGYDNLWFASLVRPASMPPSWAFGLVWGTLYVMLGLALAVVLNARGHRSREMAVVLFAVQLALNLAWSPLFFAFHQVTAAFYLILVMILAALATVFAFGAVRPVAAWLMVPYLAWLCFAAALNNDYRMLNPDAERLVPGAVTTQIAG